CCTACCTCCTCAGGACCCCTGCTGGCTCAGCCACACCTACGACCTCCCCCTGGCAACAGGGCTCAAAGTCATAGGGCAGGTGAGGGGCAGGGTGTGGCCACCCGGGGCACTGGGAGGGACATGGAGGCTTTTACAACAGGCAACCATAACCTCCCCAGATTTAAGCCCAGGCAGCTAGTACTGACCTGGTACCTGGTGTCCCAGCCTTGCCCGAGACCCGGCCTCCCCAGGTCCCATCCTGACCCTCCGCCATCACACAGCCATGCAGGGGGCctgcgtgctgctgctgctgggcctgCGGCTACAGCTCTCCCTCGGCCTCATCCCAGGTAACCAGGCAGCTCCCGGCGCCCCCTACTCACAGGGGCGGCCCCAGGCTGACCTGACCTCCACTCTCCCCTTGGGCAGTCGAGGAGGAAGACCCCGCCTTCTGGAACCGCCAGGCAGCCCAGGCCCTTGATGTGGCTAAGAAACTGCAGCCCATCCAGACAGCCGCCAAGAATGTCATCCTCTTCTTGGGGGATGGTGAGTGCGCTAGGCCAGTCCACCCCGTCCCCCCACAACTCTGGAGCCCTGGGCTGCCGGCTGACCCAGGCTGGCCCCAGGGACTCAGACCTGACACAGTATACCTTCAGCCGCTCGGATCCTAAAGGGGCAGATGGCTGGCAAGCCGGGACCTGAGACACCCCTGGCCATGGACCAGTTCCCATACCTGGCTCTGTCCAAAGTAAGGGCCAAGTGGCCTCAGGGTGGTCTACACCAGAGGGGTGGGTGTGGGCCTAGGGAGCAGGGTAGGAGGGAAAGCCCCAAGAGCGTTGGGGGCTGAGATAGGGGCTGGGGGCTGTAAGGATgggcccagggcctggctcagGAGCTGGGTGTATACCCCAGCAGAGCTGAAGGCATCTCTGCTCCCAGACATACAACGTGGACAGAGATGTGCCCGACAGTGCAGGCACGACCACCGCCTACCTGTGTGGGGTCAAGACCAACATGAGGACCATTGGTGTAAGTGCAGCCGCCCGCTTCGACCAGTGCAACACGACACGTGGGAATGAGGTCACGTCTGTGATAACCGGGCCAAGAAAGCAGGTGGGCTTGGGCGTCAGCTTCCTGGCAGGGACAGGCTCAGAGACCTCGATGGCCCACCGTGACCTCTGCCACCCTCAGGGAAGGCAGTGGGAGTGGTGACCACCACCAGGGTGCAGCAGGCCTCCCCAGCCGGGGCCTACGCGCACACGGTGAACCGAAACTGGTATTCTGATGCTCAAATGCCTGCCCAGGCCAAGAGGGAGGGCTGCCAGGACATCGCCAAACAGCTGGTCTACAACATGGACATTGACGTGAGTTGTGACATGAGGGGCGAAGGGCGGGGCTGGGAAGAGATGGTGGAACACATGTCCCAGTCCTAGGCAACCCACAGTCTGGGGTCTTGCAGAGTCTCTGTGTGTTTGCCAGAATGCGGGGAGGTAACCATGTAGGAGGTACAGGTGGGGACAGGCCATCCCACAGACCTGGTGGATAGAGTTAGGGGCTGTGTGAAGGCAGAGCCAAGGGCCAGCCCCAAACCCACCTGCCCTAACCTCTGGCCCCAGGTGATCCTGGGTGGAGGCCGAAAGTACATGTTTCCTGAGAGGACCCCAGACCCTGAATACCCAGAATATAGCAGACAGAACGGAGTCCGGAAGGACAAGTGGAATCTGGTGCAGGAGCGGCAGGCCAAGCACCAGGTGATGGGGGCTCACGGGTGCGGGGGGTACAGCAGGGCTGAGGCCTGGTTCTGCCCTCCCAGGGAGCCCAGTATGTGTGGAACCGCACGGTGCTCCTTTAGGCGGCCAATGACTCCAGTGTAACACACCTCATGGGTAACCCCACCCCCCCCACTGTCCTCCCCAGGAAGGGTGCCacgggccccccacccccatccccagcttGCAGGTCACCACTGGTCCCATTTCCCACAGGCCTCTTTGAGCCAGGAGACATGGCCTATAACATCGACTGAGACACCACCAAGGAGCCATCcctggaggagatgacagaggcgGCCCTGCGAGTGCTGAGCAGAAACCCTCGGGGCTTCTTCCTCTTCGTAGAGGGTGAGCGGCAGCTCCTTGTGGATCAAGGGGAAAGGGGTAGCACTCAGGGTCGGCTTGGCATCACCCATCTTTCACGACCTTCTTGCAGGAGGCCGCATTGACCATGGACATCATGCAAACATAGCTTATTGGGCGCTGACTGAGGCGGTCATGTTTGATAATGCCATTGCCAAGGCTAACGAGCTCACCAGTGAAGCAGACACACTGACCCTTGTCACCGCCGACCACTCCCATGTCTTCACTTTTGGTGGCTACCCACTTCGTGGGACCTCCATTTTCGGTAATCCCATGGAGACTGGCAGGTCCTTGCCCAAAATTACCTGGCACAATGTGCTCTGAGCCAGTCCCCTTATCTGCCAACTGGGGGAATATTAATACCAACTGCTCTTCTGAGCTCTGGTGAGGATTAAGTCAGTGAGCAGGCAAGAAGTACTTGGGCTCAGCAACAGAGGAGGCGCCCCAAAGACTGGGGTCAGTGTGATCACGGGGTCCCCTCCACCCTGCAGGGCTGGCTGATAGCAAGGCCAATGTCGGTGGATCCTACACCTCCCTCCTTTATGGAAATGGCCCTGGACTCCAACTGTACTGGGGCTTACAACTTGATGTGGATGAAACCGAGAGCAGTGAGTGCATTGGGTGGGCCCTGGGGGTGCAGGGGATGGCAAGAGGGGAGAACTCAGGCCTGGAGCTCAGGCGAGGTCATGgccacctccttcccaccctgaatcccctccctcctgccagTGGACCCCAACTACAAGCAACAAGCCGCAGTGCCCCTATGGAGCAAGACCCACGCCGGTGAGGACGTGGCAGTGTTTGCACGAGGCCCGTGGGCACACCTGGTGCACGGCGTGCAGGAGCAGACCTTCGTGGCACATGTCATGGCCTTTGCTGCCTGCGTGGAGCCCTACACCATGGACTGCCGCCCTCAGCCCCCCACCAGCCCCATG
The window above is part of the Bos javanicus breed banteng chromosome 2, ARS-OSU_banteng_1.0, whole genome shotgun sequence genome. Proteins encoded here:
- the LOC133230649 gene encoding intestinal-type alkaline phosphatase-like encodes the protein MQGACVLLLLGLRLQLSLGLIPVEEEDPAFWNRQAAQALDVAKKLQPIQTAAKNVILFLGDGECASIPSAARILKGQMAGKPGPETPLAMDQFPYLALSKTYNVDRDVPDSAGTTTAYLCGVKTNMRTIGVSAAARFDQCNTTRGNEVTSVITGPRKQVGLGVSFLAGTGSETSMAHRDLCHPQGRQWEW